In Euwallacea fornicatus isolate EFF26 chromosome 26, ASM4011564v1, whole genome shotgun sequence, one DNA window encodes the following:
- the LOC136347082 gene encoding cytosolic carboxypeptidase 6-like isoform X2, with protein MGDFGEDSDDSDGEGGLGNVNRQIMRPPGHSGKAKRGHLCFDASFECGNLGRVDLINEFEYDLFIRPDSCSPRLRFWFNFTVDNVKLDQRVIFNVVNISKERNLFMENMTPLVKSSSRPKWQRIPNKHVFYHKSNVHQGHYILSFCYGFDKEEDIFHFALAPPYSYSKLQIFLSVLEQKAAYLKENFCRELLAQSVQKRKVDLITVGSLTRHAFKPKTKRRMVCIMARLHPGETPASFVCQGLLELLASSNPIANILREKVTFKVIPMLNPDGVFLGNYNSTVMGTNLNRSWHIANQWLHPTTKSVIDALIILDKSKDFQLDFVVDIHAHSGLTGCFVYGNTYEDVYRYERHILFPKLLATTADDYAPNNTMFNSDNSKIGTARRCLCSLLSEKVNCYSFEVSIFGYKLKGSDVTIPYTEESYMRCGRNLIRAFLEYYRTTGAIPLEITMEVANKKKTSRSSQKRHGSNKRPLRKRKSLTGRVEAQLHFKNLNINYDSETSVEDCLYSYGICSPRKIFNRISEQHSYRNKNENTSRNRPNCKGNVAAIAKNFVVLPEPSLTVIDFNVISRNDIDRMSNLHPLKKSSSFDLQKN; from the exons ATGGGAGACTTTGGAGAGG ATTCGGATGATAGCGATGGTGAAGGAGGTCTGGGGAATGTTAACAGACAAATAATGCGTCCTCCAGGACATAGTGGTAAAGCGAAAAGGGGGCATCTCTGCTTCGATGCTTCGTTTGAGTGTGGGAATTTGGGAAGAGTGGACTTGATTAACGAATTCGAATACGATTTGTTTATTAGACCCGATAGCTGCAGCCCTAGATTAAggttttggtttaattttacCGTCGATAACGTGAAACTCGATCAAAGAGTGATTTTTAATGTCGTCAACATCAGCAAGGAACGTAACTTGTTCATGGAAAATATGACTCCGTTAGTTAAATCGTCAAGTAGACCAAAATg GCAAAGGATCCCCAACAAGCATGTCTTCTATCACAAATCCAATGTGCACCAAGGTCACtacattttaagtttttgttatGGGTTCGACAAGGAAGAAGACATATTTCATTTTGCGCTTGCGCCTCCCTATAGTTATtcgaaacttcaaattttcctATCGGTGCTTGAGCAAAAAGCTGCATACCTTAAAGAAAACTTTTGCAGAGAGCTTCTTGCCCAGAGTGTG caaaaacgAAAGGTGGATTTGATAACAGTGGGATCTCTGACACGTCACGCATTTAAGCCTAAAACCAAGAGAAGAATGGTGTGCATAATGGCTAGACTCCATCCGGGAGAAACGCCGGCTAGTTTCGTCTGTCAAG GTTTACTAGAATTGCTGGCCAGTTCGAATCCTATAGCAAATATTCTCAGAGAAAAGGTCACATTTAAAGTAATACCAATGCTCAATCCAGATGGAGTCTTCCTGGGGAATTATAATAGTACAGTGATGGGCACCAATTTAAACAGATCTTGGCATATCGCCAATCAATGGTTGCATCCAACAACTAAATCTGTGATAGACGCGTTAATCATATTAGATAAAAGCAAA GACTTTCAGCTGGACTTCGTGGTAGATATTCACGCTCATTCTGGCTTGACAGGATGTtttgtatatgggaacacCTATGAAGATGTATATAG atACGAGAGGCACATCTTATTTCCGAAACTTCTGGCAACCACAGCAGATGATTACGCTCCAAACAACACCATGTTCAATTCTGACAACAGTAAAATAGGAACAGCCCGACGGTGTCTCTGTTCGCTTCTAAGTGAAAAAGTCAACTGCTACAGTTTCGAGGTGTCTATATTCGGTTATAAATTAAAAGGTAGCGATGTGACCATTCCTTATACAGAAGAGAGTT ATATGCGTTGCGGAAGAAATCTCATACGAGCTTTTTTAGAATATTACAGAACGACAGGAGCAATTCCCTTGGAAATTACTATGGAAGTggcaaataaaaagaaaacctcCAGGTCCTCTCAAAAGCGTCATGGAAGTAATAAACGTCCTCTAAGGAAAAGGAAATCCTTAACAGGACGTGTTGAAGCGCAgcttcattttaaaaacctCAACATCAATTATGATAGCGAAACGTCTGTGGAAGACTGTTTGTATTCATATGGAATATGCAGTCCCAGGAAGATTTTCAATAGAATATCCGAGCAGCACAGTTATAggaataaaaacgaaaacactTCGAGAAACAGGCCTAACTGTAAGGGCAACGTCGCTGCTATTGCCAAAAACTTTGTAGTACTCCCAGAACCAAGTTTAACTGTAATCGATTTCAACGTAATATCACGAAATGACATtgacagaatgtcaaatttgcACCCATTGAAAAagtcttcctctttcgatctacaaaaaaattga
- the LOC136347082 gene encoding cytosolic carboxypeptidase 6-like isoform X1 — MNIGSDPLQHTSVYHGKEDSDDSDGEGGLGNVNRQIMRPPGHSGKAKRGHLCFDASFECGNLGRVDLINEFEYDLFIRPDSCSPRLRFWFNFTVDNVKLDQRVIFNVVNISKERNLFMENMTPLVKSSSRPKWQRIPNKHVFYHKSNVHQGHYILSFCYGFDKEEDIFHFALAPPYSYSKLQIFLSVLEQKAAYLKENFCRELLAQSVQKRKVDLITVGSLTRHAFKPKTKRRMVCIMARLHPGETPASFVCQGLLELLASSNPIANILREKVTFKVIPMLNPDGVFLGNYNSTVMGTNLNRSWHIANQWLHPTTKSVIDALIILDKSKDFQLDFVVDIHAHSGLTGCFVYGNTYEDVYRYERHILFPKLLATTADDYAPNNTMFNSDNSKIGTARRCLCSLLSEKVNCYSFEVSIFGYKLKGSDVTIPYTEESYMRCGRNLIRAFLEYYRTTGAIPLEITMEVANKKKTSRSSQKRHGSNKRPLRKRKSLTGRVEAQLHFKNLNINYDSETSVEDCLYSYGICSPRKIFNRISEQHSYRNKNENTSRNRPNCKGNVAAIAKNFVVLPEPSLTVIDFNVISRNDIDRMSNLHPLKKSSSFDLQKN, encoded by the exons ATGAATATTGGGTCGGATCCTTTGCAGCACACAAGCGTGTATCATGGCAAAGAAG ATTCGGATGATAGCGATGGTGAAGGAGGTCTGGGGAATGTTAACAGACAAATAATGCGTCCTCCAGGACATAGTGGTAAAGCGAAAAGGGGGCATCTCTGCTTCGATGCTTCGTTTGAGTGTGGGAATTTGGGAAGAGTGGACTTGATTAACGAATTCGAATACGATTTGTTTATTAGACCCGATAGCTGCAGCCCTAGATTAAggttttggtttaattttacCGTCGATAACGTGAAACTCGATCAAAGAGTGATTTTTAATGTCGTCAACATCAGCAAGGAACGTAACTTGTTCATGGAAAATATGACTCCGTTAGTTAAATCGTCAAGTAGACCAAAATg GCAAAGGATCCCCAACAAGCATGTCTTCTATCACAAATCCAATGTGCACCAAGGTCACtacattttaagtttttgttatGGGTTCGACAAGGAAGAAGACATATTTCATTTTGCGCTTGCGCCTCCCTATAGTTATtcgaaacttcaaattttcctATCGGTGCTTGAGCAAAAAGCTGCATACCTTAAAGAAAACTTTTGCAGAGAGCTTCTTGCCCAGAGTGTG caaaaacgAAAGGTGGATTTGATAACAGTGGGATCTCTGACACGTCACGCATTTAAGCCTAAAACCAAGAGAAGAATGGTGTGCATAATGGCTAGACTCCATCCGGGAGAAACGCCGGCTAGTTTCGTCTGTCAAG GTTTACTAGAATTGCTGGCCAGTTCGAATCCTATAGCAAATATTCTCAGAGAAAAGGTCACATTTAAAGTAATACCAATGCTCAATCCAGATGGAGTCTTCCTGGGGAATTATAATAGTACAGTGATGGGCACCAATTTAAACAGATCTTGGCATATCGCCAATCAATGGTTGCATCCAACAACTAAATCTGTGATAGACGCGTTAATCATATTAGATAAAAGCAAA GACTTTCAGCTGGACTTCGTGGTAGATATTCACGCTCATTCTGGCTTGACAGGATGTtttgtatatgggaacacCTATGAAGATGTATATAG atACGAGAGGCACATCTTATTTCCGAAACTTCTGGCAACCACAGCAGATGATTACGCTCCAAACAACACCATGTTCAATTCTGACAACAGTAAAATAGGAACAGCCCGACGGTGTCTCTGTTCGCTTCTAAGTGAAAAAGTCAACTGCTACAGTTTCGAGGTGTCTATATTCGGTTATAAATTAAAAGGTAGCGATGTGACCATTCCTTATACAGAAGAGAGTT ATATGCGTTGCGGAAGAAATCTCATACGAGCTTTTTTAGAATATTACAGAACGACAGGAGCAATTCCCTTGGAAATTACTATGGAAGTggcaaataaaaagaaaacctcCAGGTCCTCTCAAAAGCGTCATGGAAGTAATAAACGTCCTCTAAGGAAAAGGAAATCCTTAACAGGACGTGTTGAAGCGCAgcttcattttaaaaacctCAACATCAATTATGATAGCGAAACGTCTGTGGAAGACTGTTTGTATTCATATGGAATATGCAGTCCCAGGAAGATTTTCAATAGAATATCCGAGCAGCACAGTTATAggaataaaaacgaaaacactTCGAGAAACAGGCCTAACTGTAAGGGCAACGTCGCTGCTATTGCCAAAAACTTTGTAGTACTCCCAGAACCAAGTTTAACTGTAATCGATTTCAACGTAATATCACGAAATGACATtgacagaatgtcaaatttgcACCCATTGAAAAagtcttcctctttcgatctacaaaaaaattga